One genomic region from Frateuria soli encodes:
- a CDS encoding alpha-ketoacid dehydrogenase subunit beta has protein sequence MAQITLIEAVTQALAYEMAHDESVVVLGEDVGVNGGVFRATQGLQEKFGELRVLDTPLDETTIAGVTVGMAAQGMKPVAEAQFEGFIYPMMEQIACHAARLRNRTRGRITVPAVWRAPWGGGIRAPEHHSEANEHLFTNIPGLRVVLPSSPARAYGLLLAAIRDPDPVMFFEPKRIYRQYKEEVPDDGEALPLDVCFVLRDGTDVTLVTWGAQVKETLEAADALAAEGISAEVIDVATLTPLDFDTIAESVAKTGRCVIVHEAPKTAGFGAEIAARLAEECMYDLLAPVERVTGFDTHIPLFRLEMKYLPSTERVVEAAKRTLASS, from the coding sequence ATGGCACAGATCACCCTTATCGAAGCAGTCACCCAGGCGCTGGCCTACGAGATGGCGCACGACGAATCGGTCGTGGTGCTGGGTGAGGACGTAGGCGTCAACGGCGGCGTGTTCCGCGCCACCCAGGGCCTGCAGGAGAAGTTCGGCGAGCTGCGCGTGCTCGACACGCCGCTGGACGAGACCACCATCGCCGGCGTCACCGTGGGCATGGCCGCGCAGGGCATGAAGCCGGTCGCCGAGGCACAGTTCGAGGGCTTCATCTACCCGATGATGGAGCAGATCGCCTGTCACGCCGCGCGCCTGCGCAACCGCACCCGCGGCCGCATCACGGTGCCGGCGGTGTGGCGAGCTCCGTGGGGCGGCGGCATCCGCGCGCCGGAGCATCACTCCGAGGCGAACGAGCACCTGTTCACCAACATCCCGGGCCTGCGCGTGGTGCTGCCCTCCTCGCCGGCGCGCGCCTACGGCCTGCTGCTGGCGGCGATCCGCGATCCGGATCCGGTGATGTTCTTCGAGCCCAAGCGCATCTACCGCCAGTACAAGGAAGAGGTGCCCGACGACGGCGAGGCGCTGCCGCTGGACGTGTGCTTCGTGCTGCGCGACGGCACCGACGTGACCCTGGTGACCTGGGGCGCGCAGGTGAAGGAAACGCTGGAAGCGGCCGACGCGCTCGCCGCCGAGGGCATCAGCGCCGAGGTGATCGACGTGGCCACGCTCACGCCGCTGGACTTCGACACCATCGCCGAGTCGGTCGCCAAGACCGGCCGTTGCGTGATCGTGCACGAGGCGCCCAAGACCGCCGGCTTCGGTGCCGAGATCGCCGCGCGCCTGGCCGAGGAATGCATGTACGACCTGCTCGCGCCGGTCGAGCGCGTGACCGGTTTCGACACGCACATCCCGCTGTTCCGCCTGGAGATGAAGTACCTGCCCAGCACCGAGCGCGTGGTCGAGGCGGCCAAGCGCACGCTGGCCTCCTCTTAA
- a CDS encoding dihydrolipoamide acetyltransferase family protein: MADIKTFYLPDLGEGLPDATIVEWHVKVGDTIKLDAPLASMETAKAVVEVPSPYTGKVTKLYGAAGDVIETGAALADFEPDPNAKQRAEAEATGHHHGPKKSVGSPAPDDGRKVVASDEGGEVETGGKDREDEGTVVGAMVSGNTVHVEQAASIGGVKAVPAVRALAKKLKVDIAKVRPTGADGVVTMKDVKDAAANGSAPLGGAPARAVPASAGRHLAPELPEPGPAPQRGPVSLAGKPVRTAPPSQPATGQPEQLKGVRRNMARVMAEAHAQVVPTTLVDDADLHAWIGKQDITARLIRSIVAACKAVPALNAWFDGKNLTRTMHRHVDIGIAVDTEDGLFVPALRNADVLDGAGVRAAIKRLRSQVEDRSIPSSELSGYTISLSNFGMFAGRYATPVVVPPCVAIVGAGKLSHDVVAVMGGIEVHRRMPISLTFDHRAATGGEAARFLKALLDDLALPQ; the protein is encoded by the coding sequence ATGGCTGACATCAAGACGTTCTACCTGCCCGACCTCGGCGAAGGCCTGCCCGACGCGACCATCGTCGAATGGCACGTAAAGGTCGGCGACACGATCAAGCTCGATGCCCCGCTGGCCTCGATGGAAACCGCCAAGGCGGTGGTCGAGGTGCCCTCGCCCTACACCGGCAAGGTGACCAAGCTGTACGGCGCCGCCGGCGACGTGATCGAGACCGGCGCCGCGCTGGCCGACTTCGAGCCGGACCCCAACGCCAAGCAGCGTGCCGAGGCAGAAGCCACCGGCCATCACCACGGCCCGAAGAAGAGCGTGGGCAGCCCCGCGCCGGACGACGGACGCAAGGTGGTCGCCTCCGACGAGGGCGGTGAAGTCGAGACCGGCGGCAAGGACCGCGAGGACGAGGGCACCGTGGTCGGCGCGATGGTCAGCGGCAACACCGTGCACGTCGAGCAGGCCGCCAGCATCGGTGGCGTCAAGGCGGTTCCCGCGGTGCGCGCGCTGGCCAAGAAGCTCAAGGTCGACATCGCGAAGGTGCGCCCGACCGGCGCCGACGGTGTGGTCACCATGAAGGACGTCAAGGACGCCGCCGCCAACGGCAGCGCCCCGCTCGGCGGCGCGCCGGCGCGCGCGGTCCCGGCCTCGGCCGGCCGCCACCTGGCCCCTGAACTGCCCGAGCCCGGCCCCGCCCCGCAGCGCGGCCCGGTCTCGCTCGCCGGCAAGCCGGTGCGCACCGCGCCGCCGTCGCAGCCGGCCACCGGCCAGCCCGAGCAGCTCAAGGGCGTGCGCCGCAACATGGCCCGCGTGATGGCCGAGGCGCACGCCCAGGTCGTGCCGACCACGCTGGTCGATGACGCCGACCTGCACGCCTGGATCGGCAAGCAGGACATCACCGCGCGCCTGATCCGCTCCATCGTCGCCGCCTGCAAGGCGGTGCCGGCGCTCAACGCCTGGTTCGACGGCAAGAACCTCACCCGTACCATGCATCGCCACGTCGACATCGGCATCGCGGTGGACACCGAGGACGGCCTGTTCGTGCCGGCGCTGCGCAATGCCGACGTGCTCGATGGCGCCGGCGTGCGCGCCGCGATCAAGCGCCTGCGCTCGCAGGTCGAGGACCGTTCGATTCCCTCGTCCGAGCTCTCCGGCTACACCATCAGCCTGTCCAACTTCGGCATGTTCGCCGGTCGCTACGCGACGCCGGTGGTGGTGCCGCCGTGCGTGGCGATCGTCGGCGCCGGCAAGCTCAGCCACGACGTGGTGGCGGTGATGGGTGGCATCGAAGTGCATCGCCGCATGCCGATCAGCCTGACCTTCGACCACCGCGCCGCTACCGGCGGCGAGGCGGCGCGCTTCCTCAAGGCGCTGCTGGACGACCTGGCCCTGCCGCAGTAA
- a CDS encoding VOC family protein, translated as MHHSRISTIVLDCQLDDLEPAIRFWSAALGKQVEDADQDGDGRYGALATADDEPSILLQKVSHESRVHLDIETDDLDAEVARLEALGARAIAFVRERWWVMQAPTGHRFCVVQKQREAFGPHLNRWD; from the coding sequence ATGCACCACAGCCGCATCAGCACCATCGTGCTCGACTGCCAGCTCGACGATCTGGAGCCCGCCATCCGCTTCTGGAGCGCCGCCCTGGGCAAGCAGGTCGAGGATGCCGATCAGGATGGCGATGGCCGCTATGGCGCACTCGCCACGGCCGACGACGAACCGAGCATCCTGCTGCAGAAGGTGTCGCACGAAAGCCGCGTGCACCTGGACATCGAGACCGACGACCTCGACGCCGAAGTGGCTCGCCTCGAGGCACTCGGCGCGCGCGCCATCGCCTTCGTCCGCGAGCGCTGGTGGGTGATGCAGGCGCCCACCGGCCACCGCTTCTGCGTGGTGCAGAAGCAGCGCGAAGCCTTCGGGCCGCACCTCAATCGCTGGGACTAG
- a CDS encoding DUF6348 family protein: MTSGKIHAQLARLFERHEVELEPDEDWLLTDGDYPALRAHWQDAPAPGQPGRLDIDLVLDEDRQLELSYAGNGQGEAGWRDALDRFARSDLPVLLAACWYVTDERKLDLAQWELGLRQWDAFIGRVAVEGADIVVPPGLVAGVVDALKGESLAPRLHWIRLFLRRTADGTLATEVLLDNAPWPAGDRALAAPAWPEAAQAYDVRALIALDVRDY, translated from the coding sequence ATGACATCCGGAAAAATCCACGCCCAGCTGGCCCGCCTGTTCGAGCGTCACGAGGTGGAGCTCGAGCCTGACGAGGACTGGTTGCTGACCGATGGCGACTATCCTGCCCTGCGCGCGCACTGGCAGGACGCGCCGGCGCCGGGACAGCCCGGGCGGCTGGACATCGACCTGGTGCTGGACGAGGACCGCCAGCTCGAACTCAGCTATGCCGGCAACGGCCAGGGCGAGGCGGGCTGGCGCGATGCGCTCGACCGCTTCGCCCGCAGCGACCTGCCGGTGTTGCTGGCCGCCTGCTGGTACGTCACCGACGAGCGCAAGCTGGACCTGGCGCAATGGGAACTCGGCCTGCGCCAGTGGGACGCCTTCATCGGGCGCGTCGCGGTGGAGGGAGCGGACATCGTCGTGCCGCCCGGTCTCGTGGCGGGCGTGGTCGATGCGCTGAAGGGCGAATCGCTCGCTCCCCGTCTGCACTGGATCCGCCTGTTCCTGCGCCGCACGGCCGACGGCACGCTGGCCACCGAGGTGCTGCTGGACAACGCACCGTGGCCGGCCGGCGACCGCGCGCTGGCGGCGCCGGCGTGGCCGGAAGCGGCGCAGGCCTACGACGTGCGCGCCTTGATCGCGCTGGACGTGCGCGACTATTGA
- a CDS encoding tryptophan--tRNA ligase: MNRTRVLTGITTTGTPHLGNYAGAIRPAIAASRREDVDAFFFMADYHALIKSDDPARVARSRLEIAACWLACGLDPERVTFYRQSDIPEIPELTWLLTCVTAKGLLNRAHAYKAAVDRNVENGEDPDAGVTAGLYMYPVLMAADILAFDAHKVPVGRDQIQHLEMARDIAQRFNHIYGQDFFVLPEVQIEEQVATLPGLDGRKMSKSYDNTIPLFAGGAKALREAVMRIVTDSRLPGEPKEPECSSLYTLYRAFASDADAAAFHGALASGLGWGEAKQALFELLDGQLAPMRERYDALIAQPAHIEAILQEGARKARAIATPKLARLRDAVGLGSHVVVASAAGAARPRGEKPPRLASFRDDDGRFRFRLFAGDGEELLLSRAFDDPKAAGLAQKQLRQAGGSAALRPTSTGIVLELDGSEVGSTPSYADEAAREQALGRLREALDQLAGAAA; the protein is encoded by the coding sequence ATGAACCGAACCCGCGTCCTCACCGGCATAACCACCACCGGTACCCCGCATCTTGGCAACTACGCCGGCGCCATCCGCCCGGCGATCGCCGCCAGCCGGCGCGAGGACGTCGATGCGTTCTTCTTCATGGCCGACTACCACGCCCTGATCAAGAGCGACGATCCGGCGCGCGTGGCGCGTTCGCGGCTGGAGATCGCGGCGTGCTGGCTGGCCTGCGGGCTGGATCCGGAGCGGGTGACCTTCTACCGCCAGTCGGACATTCCCGAGATTCCCGAGCTCACCTGGCTGCTGACCTGCGTCACCGCCAAGGGCCTGCTCAACCGTGCGCACGCCTACAAGGCGGCGGTGGACAGGAACGTCGAGAACGGCGAGGACCCGGACGCCGGCGTCACCGCGGGCCTGTACATGTATCCGGTGCTGATGGCTGCCGATATCCTCGCCTTCGATGCGCACAAGGTGCCGGTGGGCCGCGACCAGATCCAGCACCTGGAGATGGCGCGCGACATCGCGCAGCGTTTCAACCATATCTACGGACAGGACTTCTTCGTGCTGCCGGAGGTGCAGATCGAGGAACAGGTGGCGACGCTGCCGGGCCTGGACGGGCGCAAGATGTCCAAGAGCTACGACAACACCATCCCGCTGTTCGCCGGCGGCGCCAAGGCGCTGCGCGAGGCGGTGATGCGCATCGTCACCGACTCGCGACTGCCGGGCGAGCCGAAGGAACCGGAATGCTCGTCGCTGTATACCCTCTACCGCGCCTTCGCCAGCGACGCGGACGCCGCCGCGTTCCACGGCGCGCTGGCGTCGGGACTGGGCTGGGGCGAGGCCAAGCAGGCGCTGTTCGAGTTGCTGGATGGCCAGCTCGCGCCGATGCGCGAGCGCTACGACGCGCTGATCGCGCAGCCCGCGCACATCGAGGCGATCCTGCAGGAGGGTGCGCGCAAGGCGCGTGCCATCGCCACGCCGAAGTTGGCACGCCTGCGCGACGCGGTCGGTTTGGGCAGCCACGTGGTGGTGGCCAGCGCCGCCGGCGCGGCCAGGCCGCGCGGGGAGAAGCCGCCGCGCCTGGCCAGCTTCCGCGACGATGACGGCCGCTTCCGCTTCCGCCTGTTCGCCGGCGACGGCGAGGAACTGCTGCTCTCGCGCGCCTTCGATGATCCGAAGGCCGCCGGCCTGGCGCAGAAGCAGCTCCGGCAGGCCGGAGGGAGCGCCGCGCTGCGGCCCACGTCCACCGGCATCGTGCTCGAACTGGACGGCAGCGAGGTCGGCAGCACGCCGTCCTATGCCGACGAGGCGGCCCGCGAGCAGGCACTGGGCCGGCTGCGCGAGGCGCTCGACCAGCTTGCCGGCGCGGCAGCCTGA
- the rocF gene encoding arginase has protein sequence MTQQTVSLIGVPTDIGAGHRGASMGPEALRVARLAEKLESRGMKVIDRGNLQGPLNPWLPPENGYRHLDEVATWNMAVHTAVRQELQAGRVPVMLGGDHCLAIGSISAVADHCRDTGKKLRVLWLDAHADFNTAEATPSGNIHGMPVACLCGNGPDVLTGIGNHRPSTSPEVFRQVGIRSVDDDEKKLVRKAGMRIFDMRHIDEVGMKRTMEEALSDIDENTHLHVSFDVDFLDPSIAPGVGTTVRGGPTYREAQLCMEMIADTGRLGSLDIVELNPAYDKRNQTGKLAVDLVESLFGKSTLIR, from the coding sequence ATGACCCAGCAGACAGTCAGCTTGATCGGCGTACCCACCGACATCGGCGCAGGCCATCGCGGCGCCTCGATGGGGCCCGAAGCGCTGCGCGTGGCCCGGTTGGCCGAAAAGCTCGAATCGCGCGGGATGAAGGTGATCGACCGCGGCAACCTGCAGGGCCCGCTCAATCCGTGGCTGCCACCGGAGAACGGTTACCGCCACCTGGACGAGGTGGCGACATGGAACATGGCCGTCCATACGGCCGTGCGCCAGGAGCTGCAGGCCGGTCGCGTGCCGGTGATGCTGGGCGGCGACCATTGCCTCGCGATCGGCTCGATCTCGGCCGTGGCCGACCATTGCCGCGACACCGGAAAGAAGCTGCGCGTGCTCTGGCTGGACGCCCATGCGGACTTCAATACAGCCGAGGCAACGCCCTCGGGCAACATCCACGGCATGCCGGTGGCCTGCCTGTGCGGCAACGGCCCGGACGTGCTCACCGGCATCGGCAACCACCGGCCCTCGACCTCGCCGGAGGTGTTCCGCCAGGTCGGCATCCGCTCGGTGGACGACGACGAGAAGAAACTCGTGCGCAAGGCCGGCATGAGGATCTTCGACATGCGCCATATCGACGAAGTCGGCATGAAGCGCACGATGGAAGAGGCACTTTCCGACATCGACGAGAACACCCATCTGCACGTCAGCTTCGACGTCGATTTCCTCGACCCGTCGATCGCTCCCGGCGTGGGCACCACCGTGCGTGGCGGGCCGACCTATCGCGAGGCGCAGCTGTGCATGGAGATGATCGCCGACACCGGCCGGCTGGGCTCGCTGGACATCGTCGAGCTCAACCCCGCGTACGACAAGCGCAACCAGACCGGCAAGCTGGCGGTGGACCTGGTCGAGTCGCTGTTCGGCAAGTCCACCCTGATCCGCTGA
- a CDS encoding SPOR domain-containing protein — MFLRLLFVLLIALNIAVGAWLALGQDDSHGRSVTDPGVPMLHLLSEQPASPAPAATRPPEPTPLPASAASTTVALETRCLAVGPFDTPQDLRNARTALAAPGVRMRSRQEHTTETRAWWVYLAAPGTRPQALALARRLDAAQVGDYFVMSSGDQPNAISLGLFKDPANARKRRDEVAAAGFPAQIQERTEQVPEYWLDLVVADGARFDWRRRVGTPGVGSHSTTCF; from the coding sequence ATGTTCCTGCGCCTGCTGTTCGTCCTGCTGATCGCGCTCAATATCGCGGTGGGTGCCTGGCTGGCGCTCGGCCAGGACGACTCGCACGGTCGCAGCGTGACCGACCCGGGCGTGCCGATGCTGCACCTGCTGTCCGAGCAACCCGCCTCGCCGGCGCCAGCCGCCACCCGGCCGCCCGAGCCGACCCCGCTCCCGGCGTCGGCCGCCAGCACCACGGTCGCCCTGGAAACCCGCTGCCTGGCGGTGGGTCCGTTCGATACCCCGCAGGACCTGCGCAATGCCCGCACCGCGCTCGCCGCCCCGGGCGTACGCATGCGCTCGCGGCAGGAGCACACCACCGAAACCCGCGCCTGGTGGGTCTACCTGGCCGCGCCCGGCACCCGCCCGCAGGCGCTCGCGCTGGCTCGCCGGCTGGACGCGGCGCAGGTGGGTGACTATTTCGTGATGAGTTCCGGCGACCAGCCCAACGCCATCTCGCTCGGCCTGTTCAAGGATCCCGCCAACGCACGCAAGCGTCGCGACGAGGTCGCCGCGGCCGGCTTCCCCGCGCAGATCCAGGAGCGTACCGAACAGGTGCCCGAATACTGGCTCGATCTGGTGGTGGCCGACGGGGCGCGCTTCGACTGGCGCCGCCGCGTCGGCACTCCTGGCGTGGGTTCGCACAGCACGACCTGCTTCTAA
- a CDS encoding type III pantothenate kinase — translation MRLLLDLGNTRLKWALEDRGRWHAQGAAAWSGDLALLESTWRTLPTPAAVFGASVVDTAREEAVAAQVQALFGREIIWLRTPASACGVRNAYPEPGRLGVDRFLAMVAAHAAGAGDCVLVGVGTALTLDALAADGRHLGGLIAPGPRLMQQSLLGATAQVRPRNDGVLVDAADNTSDAVVSGCWQAAAALVERFVARMAPRFGRAPAVRLDGGDAAGLVPLLDLSATLVEHGVLHGLAAWAQAQSDVRATP, via the coding sequence ATGAGGTTGCTGCTGGACCTGGGCAACACGCGCCTGAAATGGGCGCTCGAAGATCGCGGTCGCTGGCACGCGCAGGGCGCCGCGGCGTGGAGCGGGGACCTGGCCTTGCTCGAATCCACCTGGCGGACGCTGCCGACGCCGGCAGCGGTGTTCGGCGCCTCGGTGGTCGACACCGCGCGCGAAGAGGCGGTGGCGGCGCAGGTACAGGCGCTGTTCGGCCGCGAGATCATCTGGCTGCGCACGCCGGCCAGTGCCTGTGGCGTGCGCAACGCCTATCCGGAACCGGGCCGGCTGGGGGTGGACCGCTTCCTCGCCATGGTCGCCGCCCATGCCGCCGGCGCGGGCGATTGCGTGCTGGTCGGCGTCGGCACCGCGCTCACGCTGGACGCGCTGGCCGCGGACGGTCGCCATCTGGGCGGACTGATCGCCCCCGGCCCGCGGCTGATGCAGCAGTCCCTGCTCGGTGCCACCGCGCAGGTGCGTCCACGCAACGATGGCGTGCTGGTGGACGCGGCCGACAACACCTCCGACGCGGTGGTCTCCGGTTGCTGGCAGGCGGCCGCCGCGCTGGTCGAACGCTTCGTGGCGCGCATGGCGCCCCGGTTCGGCCGGGCGCCCGCGGTGCGCCTGGACGGTGGTGACGCGGCGGGCCTGGTTCCCCTGCTGGACCTGTCCGCGACCCTGGTCGAGCACGGCGTGCTGCATGGCCTGGCAGCGTGGGCGCAGGCACAGTCAGACGTCCGCGCCACGCCCTAA
- a CDS encoding biotin--[acetyl-CoA-carboxylase] ligase, translating to MQARQLLAALASGEAVSGAQLADRAGVTRAAIWKQVETLRARGVPVEARGAAGYRLPWPVQLLDASRIRAALPRACAARLGALEVHWELDSTSSELQRRLGEAADLSMVLAETQTAGRGRRGRNWLSPPGLNLYLSCLKRFDRGFAALSGLSLAVGAVVLRAIESLGIEGAGLKWPNDVLADGGKLAGVLVELSGEYQGPCAAVIGVGLNLRLTEALREQAGQPACDLATLAGELPDRNLVAARLIAVLVEGLREFERHGFAPFAEDYARHDLLAGRRLRLSGAQGHFEGIGAGVDARGALQVRLPDGGLRSVDSADVTVRRA from the coding sequence ATGCAGGCACGACAACTGCTGGCCGCCCTGGCCTCCGGCGAGGCCGTCTCGGGCGCCCAGCTCGCCGATCGCGCCGGCGTCACCCGCGCCGCCATCTGGAAACAGGTCGAGACGCTGCGCGCGCGGGGGGTGCCGGTCGAGGCGCGTGGCGCAGCCGGCTACCGGTTGCCGTGGCCGGTGCAGTTGCTGGATGCCTCGCGCATCCGCGCCGCCCTGCCGCGCGCCTGCGCCGCGCGCCTGGGGGCGCTGGAGGTGCACTGGGAGCTGGACTCCACCTCCAGCGAACTGCAACGCCGGCTGGGCGAGGCGGCCGACCTGAGCATGGTGCTGGCCGAAACGCAGACGGCCGGGCGTGGCCGGCGCGGACGCAACTGGCTGTCGCCACCGGGCCTGAATCTTTATCTTTCCTGCCTGAAGCGGTTCGATCGCGGCTTCGCTGCGCTGTCGGGACTGTCGCTGGCGGTGGGCGCGGTGGTGCTGCGCGCGATCGAATCGCTCGGCATCGAGGGCGCCGGGCTGAAATGGCCCAACGACGTACTGGCCGATGGCGGCAAGCTCGCCGGTGTGCTGGTGGAGCTGAGCGGCGAATACCAGGGGCCGTGCGCGGCGGTGATCGGCGTCGGCCTCAACCTGCGTTTGACCGAGGCGCTGCGCGAGCAAGCCGGTCAACCGGCCTGCGACCTGGCCACGCTGGCGGGGGAGCTGCCCGACCGCAACCTGGTAGCGGCCCGGCTGATCGCCGTGCTGGTCGAGGGTCTGCGCGAGTTCGAGCGGCACGGCTTCGCGCCCTTCGCGGAAGACTACGCCCGCCACGACCTGCTCGCGGGGCGGCGGCTGCGGCTCAGCGGCGCACAAGGCCACTTCGAGGGCATCGGCGCCGGCGTCGATGCGCGCGGCGCGCTGCAGGTGCGGTTGCCCGACGGTGGATTGCGCTCGGTCGACAGCGCCGACGTCACGGTGCGCCGCGCATGA
- a CDS encoding sensor histidine kinase: MFAPRPFSLAARAAIATGLVLAGFLGLVGLTLSRANHETALNNLHDRLQNYVIAYLAGTEVSRYGKVLLPDAPPDPSFSRPGSGLYAVVLGDKGFRWESSSAIGRDFAFLKTLEPGENRFVGPVDTRMGRLYYYAFGVAWDVPDKKPLRLTFMVAQTEDQFEGENAVYRRTLVGMLSILGVMLIVLQLLLLRWSLTPLRKVATDMARVERGKSDHLDSQYPLELIPLTDRINAFIDSEREQRTRTRNTLADLAHSLKTPLAVIRSRLESSGNEPSLRGDVLDQVRRMDELVAYQLARAATSGRQTFASAVPVAGHAEDLVRSLEKVYAAKNVLCEFEMDEGAAFYGEQGDLLELMGNLLENAFKWAGHRVLLVVKAQPQAGRQRPGLWLSVEDDGPGIAQEQIEKVLQRGVRGDERVQGHGIGLSIVQDIVKAYRGELVVDRSTELGGARFSVNLPAS, from the coding sequence ATGTTCGCGCCCCGTCCGTTCTCACTGGCGGCGCGCGCGGCCATCGCTACAGGCCTGGTGCTGGCCGGCTTCCTCGGGCTGGTCGGCCTGACGCTTTCGCGGGCCAATCACGAGACCGCGCTCAACAACCTGCACGACCGGCTGCAGAACTACGTGATCGCCTACCTGGCCGGCACCGAGGTGTCGCGCTACGGCAAGGTCCTGCTGCCCGACGCCCCGCCGGACCCGAGCTTCTCGCGCCCCGGTTCGGGCCTGTACGCGGTGGTGCTGGGCGACAAGGGATTCCGCTGGGAGTCGTCCTCGGCGATCGGCCGCGACTTCGCCTTCCTCAAGACGCTCGAGCCTGGCGAGAACCGTTTCGTGGGTCCGGTCGACACGCGCATGGGCCGGCTCTATTACTACGCCTTCGGCGTGGCCTGGGACGTGCCGGACAAGAAGCCGCTCAGGCTCACCTTCATGGTGGCGCAGACCGAGGACCAGTTCGAGGGCGAGAACGCGGTGTACCGACGCACCCTGGTCGGCATGCTCTCCATCCTGGGCGTGATGCTGATCGTGCTGCAGCTGTTGCTGCTGCGCTGGAGCCTGACGCCCCTGCGCAAGGTCGCCACCGACATGGCGCGGGTGGAGCGCGGCAAGAGTGATCACCTGGACAGCCAGTACCCGCTCGAACTCATCCCGCTGACCGACCGCATCAACGCCTTCATCGATTCGGAACGCGAGCAGCGTACGCGCACCCGCAACACGCTGGCCGACCTCGCGCACAGCCTGAAGACGCCACTGGCGGTGATCCGCTCGCGGCTGGAGTCGTCCGGCAACGAGCCATCGCTGCGTGGCGACGTGCTCGACCAGGTGCGGCGCATGGACGAACTGGTCGCCTACCAGCTCGCCCGTGCCGCGACTTCCGGCCGGCAGACCTTCGCCAGCGCCGTGCCGGTCGCCGGCCACGCCGAGGACCTGGTGCGCAGCCTGGAAAAGGTCTACGCGGCCAAGAACGTGCTGTGCGAGTTCGAGATGGACGAGGGCGCGGCGTTCTACGGCGAACAGGGCGACCTGCTCGAGCTCATGGGCAACCTGCTGGAGAACGCCTTCAAGTGGGCCGGCCACCGCGTGCTGCTGGTGGTCAAGGCGCAACCGCAGGCCGGCCGCCAGCGTCCGGGCCTGTGGCTGAGCGTGGAGGACGATGGCCCCGGCATCGCCCAGGAGCAGATCGAGAAGGTGCTCCAGCGTGGCGTGCGCGGCGACGAGCGCGTGCAGGGCCACGGCATCGGCCTGTCGATCGTGCAGGACATCGTGAAGGCCTACCGCGGCGAACTGGTGGTCGACCGCTCGACCGAGCTGGGCGGTGCGCGCTTCAGCGTGAACCTGCCGGCGAGCTAG
- a CDS encoding response regulator transcription factor — protein MRILLVEDEAPLRETLAARLKRDGFAVDAAQDGEEGIYLGREVPFDLAIIDLGLPKMSGMELVKALREAGQRYPILILTARGSWQDKVEGLKHGADDYLVKPFHVEELLARINALVRRASGWSKPVLACGPIKLDTTAQTVTVEGKPVDLTSYEYKVLEYLMLHAGELVSKADLTEHIYQQDFDRDSNVLEVFIGRLRRKLDPESALKPIETVRGRGYRFAIPRSDGDDD, from the coding sequence ATGCGCATCCTTTTGGTCGAGGACGAGGCGCCCTTGCGCGAGACCCTCGCCGCGCGGCTGAAGCGCGACGGCTTTGCGGTCGACGCCGCGCAGGACGGCGAGGAGGGCATCTACCTGGGCCGCGAGGTCCCGTTCGACCTGGCGATCATCGACCTGGGGTTGCCCAAGATGTCCGGCATGGAGCTGGTCAAGGCGCTGCGCGAGGCCGGCCAGCGCTATCCGATCCTGATCCTCACCGCCCGCGGTTCCTGGCAGGACAAGGTCGAGGGTCTCAAGCACGGGGCCGACGACTACCTGGTCAAACCGTTCCACGTCGAGGAACTGCTGGCGCGTATCAATGCGCTGGTCCGCCGCGCCAGCGGCTGGTCCAAGCCCGTGCTCGCCTGCGGGCCGATCAAGCTGGACACCACGGCGCAGACGGTGACGGTCGAGGGCAAGCCGGTCGATCTGACCAGCTACGAGTACAAGGTGCTGGAGTACCTGATGCTGCATGCCGGCGAACTGGTCTCCAAGGCCGACCTCACCGAGCACATCTACCAGCAGGATTTCGACCGCGACTCGAACGTGCTGGAAGTGTTCATCGGGCGCCTGCGCCGCAAGCTCGACCCGGAAAGCGCGCTCAAGCCGATCGAGACCGTGCGCGGCCGCGGGTACCGCTTCGCCATTCCGCGCAGCGACGGCGACGACGACTGA
- a CDS encoding PepSY domain-containing protein, with protein sequence MFRRRLLACLPALLLPVLAHALPPQEKTPMTLEEAVAKVQQDTGGKILSADPRKFGRRTEYRIKVLTPEGHVRTISISSDAPRAGTGKPPAGNGAGKKEKH encoded by the coding sequence ATGTTTCGCCGACGCCTCCTCGCCTGCCTGCCGGCCCTGCTGCTGCCGGTGCTCGCGCATGCCCTTCCGCCGCAGGAAAAGACGCCGATGACGCTGGAAGAGGCGGTGGCGAAGGTGCAACAGGATACCGGCGGTAAGATATTGTCGGCTGATCCGCGCAAGTTCGGCCGGCGGACCGAGTACCGCATCAAGGTGCTCACCCCGGAAGGCCATGTGCGGACCATCTCGATTTCGTCCGACGCCCCGCGTGCGGGCACGGGCAAACCACCGGCCGGCAACGGCGCAGGCAAGAAGGAGAAACACTGA